A DNA window from Motilibacter rhizosphaerae contains the following coding sequences:
- a CDS encoding DUF4245 domain-containing protein has product MSTSTTAVDAPWRRGPRVRSLLGVLAVVTVSVLVLPRESASPATSVPYAGALARARHDAPFDVLAPVGLPAGWRVTGVRLDHHDGRFHWHLQLAAPSEAVASVDQSDRPVGPFVGEMTEHGGGQGVVTAGSRTWVRTYSPLRDHRALWSSSLQLLGSGPDAAVVVGGTASWSELELVAAALRGRSGALAAG; this is encoded by the coding sequence GTGAGCACGAGCACGACGGCCGTCGACGCCCCGTGGCGGCGCGGCCCGCGCGTGCGCTCGCTGCTCGGCGTGCTCGCGGTCGTGACCGTCTCGGTGCTCGTCCTCCCGCGCGAGTCGGCGAGCCCCGCGACCTCCGTGCCGTACGCCGGCGCCCTCGCGCGCGCCCGCCACGACGCGCCCTTCGACGTGCTCGCCCCCGTCGGCCTGCCGGCCGGCTGGCGCGTGACGGGCGTCCGCCTCGACCACCACGACGGGCGGTTCCACTGGCACCTCCAGCTGGCCGCGCCCAGCGAGGCGGTGGCCTCGGTGGACCAGTCCGACCGGCCGGTCGGGCCCTTCGTGGGAGAGATGACCGAGCACGGCGGCGGCCAGGGCGTCGTCACCGCCGGGTCGCGGACGTGGGTGCGGACGTACTCGCCGCTGCGCGACCACCGCGCGCTCTGGAGCTCCTCGCTGCAGCTGCTCGGCAGCGGGCCGGACGCCGCGGTCGTCGTCGGCGGGACCGCCAGCTGGTCCGAGCTCGAGCTCGTCGCCGCCGCGCTGCGGGGGCGGTCCGGGGCGCTGGCGGCGGGCTGA